The following are encoded together in the Ovis canadensis isolate MfBH-ARS-UI-01 breed Bighorn chromosome 2, ARS-UI_OviCan_v2, whole genome shotgun sequence genome:
- the GLB1L gene encoding beta-galactosidase-1-like protein isoform X2, producing the protein MAPKKPLCLPSLLLPLLTLLLPQADTRSFVVDRDHNRFLLDGAPFRYVSGSLHYFRVPRVLWADRLFKMRMSGLNVVQFYVPWNYHEPEPGVYNFNGSRDLFAFLQEATLANLLVILRPGPYICAEWEMGGLPAWLLRKPKIHLRTSDPDFLAAVDSWFKVLLPRIYPWLYHNGGNIISIQVENEYGSYRACDVSYMRHLAGLFRSLLGDKILLFTTDGPEGLKCGSLQGLYTTVDFGPADNMTKIFGLLRKYEPRGPLVNSEYYTGWLDYWGQNHSTRSIPAVTKGLEKMLKLGASVNMYMFHGGTNFGYWNGADEKGRFLPITTSYDYDAPISEAGDPTPKLFAIRNVISKFQEVPLGPLPPPSPKMTLGPLTLHLDGNLLDFLDFLCPQGPIHSVLPMTFEAVNQVHGYMLYRTYLTDTVSEPTQLWVPNNGVHDRAYVMVDGVFQGVLERNMKHNLFLMGKIGATLDVLLENMGRLSFGSNSSDFKGLLQPPILGQTVLTQWLMFPLKVDNLVKEWFPIQPLKSSHPQTPSGPTFYSTTFPILNSGGDTFLFLPGWTKGQVWINGFNLGRYWTKRGPQQTLYVPRPLLFPRGAHNRITLLELENVPPQPQIQFLDRPILNSTKHRTYIYSLSSASEPMELSGH; encoded by the exons ATGGCTCCCAAGAAACCTCTCTGCCTTCCCTCCCTGCTGCTCCCGCTCCTGACGCTGCTGCTGCCCCAG GCAGACACTCGGTCTTTCGTAGTGGATCGGGATCATAACAGATTCCTCCTGGACGGGGCCCCTTTCCGCTACGTGTCTGGCAGCCTGCACTACTTTCGCGTACCGCGGGTGCTTTGGGCAGACCGGCTTTTCAAGATGCGAATGAGTGGCCTCAACGTAGTACAGTT TTATGTGCCCTGGAACTACCATGAGCCAGAGCCTGGGGTCTATAACTTTAATGGCAGCCGTGACCTCTTTGCATTTCTGCAAGAGGCAACTTTAGCGAACCTGTTGGTCATACTGAGACCAGGACCTTACATCTGTGCAGAGTGGGAGATG GGGGGTCTCCCAGCCTGGTTGCTTCGAAAGCCTAAAATTCATCTGAGAACCTCAGATCCAG ACTTCCTTGCTGCAGTGGACTCCTGGTTCAAGGTCTTGCTGCCCAGGATATATCCATGGCTCTACCACAATGGGGGCAACATCATTAGCATTCAG GTGGAGAATGAATACGGTAGCTACAGAGCCTGTGACGTGAGCTACATGAGGCACCTAGCTGGGCTCTTCCGATCGCTGCTTGGAGACAAGATTTTGCTCTTCACCACAGATGGGCCTGAAGGACTCAAATGTGGCTCCCTCCAGGGACTCTATACCACTGTAGATTTTGGCCCAG CTGACAACATGACCAAGATCTTTGGCCTGCTTCGGAAGTATGAACCCCGCGGGCCCCTG GTGAACTCTGAGTACTACACAGGCTGGCTGGATTACTGGGGCCAGAATCACTCCACACGTTCCATTCCAGCTGTAACCAAAGGACTAGAGAAAATGCTCAAGTTGGGAGCCAGTGTGAACAT GTACATGTTCCACGGAGGTACCAACTTTGGATACTGGAATG GTGCTGATGAGAAGGGACGCTTTCTTCCAATTACTACCAGCTATGACTACGACGCACCCATATCCGAAGCAGGGGACCCCACACCCAAGCTTTTTGCTATTCGAAATGTCATCAGCAAG TTCCAGGAAGTTCCCTTGGGACCTTTACCTCCCCCCAGCCCCAAGATGACGCTTGGACCTTTGACCCTACACCTG GATGGGAATTTGCTGGACTTCTTAGACTTCCTATGCCCCCAAGGTCCCATCCATTCAGTCCTGCCAATGACCTTTGAGGCTGTCAACCAG GTCCATGGCTATATGTTGTATCGGACCTATCTGACCGATACTGTTTCTGAGCCAACACAACTCTGGGTGCCAAACAATGGAGTCCATGACCGTGCCTACGTGATGGTGGATGGG GTGTTTCAGGGTGTTTTGGAACGAAACATGAAACATAACCTATTTTTGATGGGGAAAATAGGGGCCACACTGGATGTCCTGCTGGAGAACATGGGGAGGCTCAGTTTTGGGTCTAACAGCAGTGACTTCAAG GGCCTGTTACAGCCACCAATTCTGGGGCAGACAGTCCTTACCCAATGGCTGATGTTCCCCCTGAAAGTTGACAATCTTGTCAAAGAGTGGTTTCCCATCCAGCCGCTGAAAAGCTCACATCCTCAGACCCCCTCCGGCCCCACCTTCTACTCTACCACCTTCCCAATTTTAAACTCAGGCGGGGACACATTTCTGTTTCTACCTGGATGGACGAAG GGCCAAGTCTGGATCAATGGGTTTAACTTGGGCCGCTACTGGACAAAGCGGGGGCCGCAGCAGACCCTCTATGTGCCAAGACCCCTGCTGTTTCCCAGGGGAGCCCACAACAGAATCACGTTGCTGGAGCTAGAAAACGTGCCTCCTCAGCCCCAAATCCAGTTCCTGGATAGGCCCATCCTCAATAGCACCAAGCACAGGACGTACATCTATTCCCTCTCAAGTGCCTCTGAACCAATGGAGTTAAGTGGGCACTGA
- the GLB1L gene encoding beta-galactosidase-1-like protein isoform X4 → MAPKKPLCLPSLLLPLLTLLLPQGGLPAWLLRKPKIHLRTSDPDFLAAVDSWFKVLLPRIYPWLYHNGGNIISIQVENEYGSYRACDVSYMRHLAGLFRSLLGDKILLFTTDGPEGLKCGSLQGLYTTVDFGPADNMTKIFGLLRKYEPRGPLVNSEYYTGWLDYWGQNHSTRSIPAVTKGLEKMLKLGASVNMYMFHGGTNFGYWNGADEKGRFLPITTSYDYDAPISEAGDPTPKLFAIRNVISKFQEVPLGPLPPPSPKMTLGPLTLHLDGNLLDFLDFLCPQGPIHSVLPMTFEAVNQVHGYMLYRTYLTDTVSEPTQLWVPNNGVHDRAYVMVDGVFQGVLERNMKHNLFLMGKIGATLDVLLENMGRLSFGSNSSDFKGLLQPPILGQTVLTQWLMFPLKVDNLVKEWFPIQPLKSSHPQTPSGPTFYSTTFPILNSGGDTFLFLPGWTKGQVWINGFNLGRYWTKRGPQQTLYVPRPLLFPRGAHNRITLLELENVPPQPQIQFLDRPILNSTKHRTYIYSLSSASEPMELSGH, encoded by the exons ATGGCTCCCAAGAAACCTCTCTGCCTTCCCTCCCTGCTGCTCCCGCTCCTGACGCTGCTGCTGCCCCAG GGGGGTCTCCCAGCCTGGTTGCTTCGAAAGCCTAAAATTCATCTGAGAACCTCAGATCCAG ACTTCCTTGCTGCAGTGGACTCCTGGTTCAAGGTCTTGCTGCCCAGGATATATCCATGGCTCTACCACAATGGGGGCAACATCATTAGCATTCAG GTGGAGAATGAATACGGTAGCTACAGAGCCTGTGACGTGAGCTACATGAGGCACCTAGCTGGGCTCTTCCGATCGCTGCTTGGAGACAAGATTTTGCTCTTCACCACAGATGGGCCTGAAGGACTCAAATGTGGCTCCCTCCAGGGACTCTATACCACTGTAGATTTTGGCCCAG CTGACAACATGACCAAGATCTTTGGCCTGCTTCGGAAGTATGAACCCCGCGGGCCCCTG GTGAACTCTGAGTACTACACAGGCTGGCTGGATTACTGGGGCCAGAATCACTCCACACGTTCCATTCCAGCTGTAACCAAAGGACTAGAGAAAATGCTCAAGTTGGGAGCCAGTGTGAACAT GTACATGTTCCACGGAGGTACCAACTTTGGATACTGGAATG GTGCTGATGAGAAGGGACGCTTTCTTCCAATTACTACCAGCTATGACTACGACGCACCCATATCCGAAGCAGGGGACCCCACACCCAAGCTTTTTGCTATTCGAAATGTCATCAGCAAG TTCCAGGAAGTTCCCTTGGGACCTTTACCTCCCCCCAGCCCCAAGATGACGCTTGGACCTTTGACCCTACACCTG GATGGGAATTTGCTGGACTTCTTAGACTTCCTATGCCCCCAAGGTCCCATCCATTCAGTCCTGCCAATGACCTTTGAGGCTGTCAACCAG GTCCATGGCTATATGTTGTATCGGACCTATCTGACCGATACTGTTTCTGAGCCAACACAACTCTGGGTGCCAAACAATGGAGTCCATGACCGTGCCTACGTGATGGTGGATGGG GTGTTTCAGGGTGTTTTGGAACGAAACATGAAACATAACCTATTTTTGATGGGGAAAATAGGGGCCACACTGGATGTCCTGCTGGAGAACATGGGGAGGCTCAGTTTTGGGTCTAACAGCAGTGACTTCAAG GGCCTGTTACAGCCACCAATTCTGGGGCAGACAGTCCTTACCCAATGGCTGATGTTCCCCCTGAAAGTTGACAATCTTGTCAAAGAGTGGTTTCCCATCCAGCCGCTGAAAAGCTCACATCCTCAGACCCCCTCCGGCCCCACCTTCTACTCTACCACCTTCCCAATTTTAAACTCAGGCGGGGACACATTTCTGTTTCTACCTGGATGGACGAAG GGCCAAGTCTGGATCAATGGGTTTAACTTGGGCCGCTACTGGACAAAGCGGGGGCCGCAGCAGACCCTCTATGTGCCAAGACCCCTGCTGTTTCCCAGGGGAGCCCACAACAGAATCACGTTGCTGGAGCTAGAAAACGTGCCTCCTCAGCCCCAAATCCAGTTCCTGGATAGGCCCATCCTCAATAGCACCAAGCACAGGACGTACATCTATTCCCTCTCAAGTGCCTCTGAACCAATGGAGTTAAGTGGGCACTGA
- the GLB1L gene encoding beta-galactosidase-1-like protein isoform X3 has product MPEWSPPTCSLRFSPRNLPRDRRTTVSDWKSPESAMAPKKPLCLPSLLLPLLTLLLPQGGLPAWLLRKPKIHLRTSDPDFLAAVDSWFKVLLPRIYPWLYHNGGNIISIQVENEYGSYRACDVSYMRHLAGLFRSLLGDKILLFTTDGPEGLKCGSLQGLYTTVDFGPADNMTKIFGLLRKYEPRGPLVNSEYYTGWLDYWGQNHSTRSIPAVTKGLEKMLKLGASVNMYMFHGGTNFGYWNGADEKGRFLPITTSYDYDAPISEAGDPTPKLFAIRNVISKFQEVPLGPLPPPSPKMTLGPLTLHLDGNLLDFLDFLCPQGPIHSVLPMTFEAVNQVHGYMLYRTYLTDTVSEPTQLWVPNNGVHDRAYVMVDGVFQGVLERNMKHNLFLMGKIGATLDVLLENMGRLSFGSNSSDFKGLLQPPILGQTVLTQWLMFPLKVDNLVKEWFPIQPLKSSHPQTPSGPTFYSTTFPILNSGGDTFLFLPGWTKGQVWINGFNLGRYWTKRGPQQTLYVPRPLLFPRGAHNRITLLELENVPPQPQIQFLDRPILNSTKHRTYIYSLSSASEPMELSGH; this is encoded by the exons ATGCCAGAG TGGTCTCCGCCCACTTGCTCGCTGAGGTTCTCTCCCAGGAATCTGCCACGTGACCGTCGGACCACCGTCTCTGACTGGAAGAGCCCCGAAAGCGCCATGGCTCCCAAGAAACCTCTCTGCCTTCCCTCCCTGCTGCTCCCGCTCCTGACGCTGCTGCTGCCCCAG GGGGGTCTCCCAGCCTGGTTGCTTCGAAAGCCTAAAATTCATCTGAGAACCTCAGATCCAG ACTTCCTTGCTGCAGTGGACTCCTGGTTCAAGGTCTTGCTGCCCAGGATATATCCATGGCTCTACCACAATGGGGGCAACATCATTAGCATTCAG GTGGAGAATGAATACGGTAGCTACAGAGCCTGTGACGTGAGCTACATGAGGCACCTAGCTGGGCTCTTCCGATCGCTGCTTGGAGACAAGATTTTGCTCTTCACCACAGATGGGCCTGAAGGACTCAAATGTGGCTCCCTCCAGGGACTCTATACCACTGTAGATTTTGGCCCAG CTGACAACATGACCAAGATCTTTGGCCTGCTTCGGAAGTATGAACCCCGCGGGCCCCTG GTGAACTCTGAGTACTACACAGGCTGGCTGGATTACTGGGGCCAGAATCACTCCACACGTTCCATTCCAGCTGTAACCAAAGGACTAGAGAAAATGCTCAAGTTGGGAGCCAGTGTGAACAT GTACATGTTCCACGGAGGTACCAACTTTGGATACTGGAATG GTGCTGATGAGAAGGGACGCTTTCTTCCAATTACTACCAGCTATGACTACGACGCACCCATATCCGAAGCAGGGGACCCCACACCCAAGCTTTTTGCTATTCGAAATGTCATCAGCAAG TTCCAGGAAGTTCCCTTGGGACCTTTACCTCCCCCCAGCCCCAAGATGACGCTTGGACCTTTGACCCTACACCTG GATGGGAATTTGCTGGACTTCTTAGACTTCCTATGCCCCCAAGGTCCCATCCATTCAGTCCTGCCAATGACCTTTGAGGCTGTCAACCAG GTCCATGGCTATATGTTGTATCGGACCTATCTGACCGATACTGTTTCTGAGCCAACACAACTCTGGGTGCCAAACAATGGAGTCCATGACCGTGCCTACGTGATGGTGGATGGG GTGTTTCAGGGTGTTTTGGAACGAAACATGAAACATAACCTATTTTTGATGGGGAAAATAGGGGCCACACTGGATGTCCTGCTGGAGAACATGGGGAGGCTCAGTTTTGGGTCTAACAGCAGTGACTTCAAG GGCCTGTTACAGCCACCAATTCTGGGGCAGACAGTCCTTACCCAATGGCTGATGTTCCCCCTGAAAGTTGACAATCTTGTCAAAGAGTGGTTTCCCATCCAGCCGCTGAAAAGCTCACATCCTCAGACCCCCTCCGGCCCCACCTTCTACTCTACCACCTTCCCAATTTTAAACTCAGGCGGGGACACATTTCTGTTTCTACCTGGATGGACGAAG GGCCAAGTCTGGATCAATGGGTTTAACTTGGGCCGCTACTGGACAAAGCGGGGGCCGCAGCAGACCCTCTATGTGCCAAGACCCCTGCTGTTTCCCAGGGGAGCCCACAACAGAATCACGTTGCTGGAGCTAGAAAACGTGCCTCCTCAGCCCCAAATCCAGTTCCTGGATAGGCCCATCCTCAATAGCACCAAGCACAGGACGTACATCTATTCCCTCTCAAGTGCCTCTGAACCAATGGAGTTAAGTGGGCACTGA
- the GLB1L gene encoding beta-galactosidase-1-like protein isoform X1: protein MPEWSPPTCSLRFSPRNLPRDRRTTVSDWKSPESAMAPKKPLCLPSLLLPLLTLLLPQADTRSFVVDRDHNRFLLDGAPFRYVSGSLHYFRVPRVLWADRLFKMRMSGLNVVQFYVPWNYHEPEPGVYNFNGSRDLFAFLQEATLANLLVILRPGPYICAEWEMGGLPAWLLRKPKIHLRTSDPDFLAAVDSWFKVLLPRIYPWLYHNGGNIISIQVENEYGSYRACDVSYMRHLAGLFRSLLGDKILLFTTDGPEGLKCGSLQGLYTTVDFGPADNMTKIFGLLRKYEPRGPLVNSEYYTGWLDYWGQNHSTRSIPAVTKGLEKMLKLGASVNMYMFHGGTNFGYWNGADEKGRFLPITTSYDYDAPISEAGDPTPKLFAIRNVISKFQEVPLGPLPPPSPKMTLGPLTLHLDGNLLDFLDFLCPQGPIHSVLPMTFEAVNQVHGYMLYRTYLTDTVSEPTQLWVPNNGVHDRAYVMVDGVFQGVLERNMKHNLFLMGKIGATLDVLLENMGRLSFGSNSSDFKGLLQPPILGQTVLTQWLMFPLKVDNLVKEWFPIQPLKSSHPQTPSGPTFYSTTFPILNSGGDTFLFLPGWTKGQVWINGFNLGRYWTKRGPQQTLYVPRPLLFPRGAHNRITLLELENVPPQPQIQFLDRPILNSTKHRTYIYSLSSASEPMELSGH from the exons ATGCCAGAG TGGTCTCCGCCCACTTGCTCGCTGAGGTTCTCTCCCAGGAATCTGCCACGTGACCGTCGGACCACCGTCTCTGACTGGAAGAGCCCCGAAAGCGCCATGGCTCCCAAGAAACCTCTCTGCCTTCCCTCCCTGCTGCTCCCGCTCCTGACGCTGCTGCTGCCCCAG GCAGACACTCGGTCTTTCGTAGTGGATCGGGATCATAACAGATTCCTCCTGGACGGGGCCCCTTTCCGCTACGTGTCTGGCAGCCTGCACTACTTTCGCGTACCGCGGGTGCTTTGGGCAGACCGGCTTTTCAAGATGCGAATGAGTGGCCTCAACGTAGTACAGTT TTATGTGCCCTGGAACTACCATGAGCCAGAGCCTGGGGTCTATAACTTTAATGGCAGCCGTGACCTCTTTGCATTTCTGCAAGAGGCAACTTTAGCGAACCTGTTGGTCATACTGAGACCAGGACCTTACATCTGTGCAGAGTGGGAGATG GGGGGTCTCCCAGCCTGGTTGCTTCGAAAGCCTAAAATTCATCTGAGAACCTCAGATCCAG ACTTCCTTGCTGCAGTGGACTCCTGGTTCAAGGTCTTGCTGCCCAGGATATATCCATGGCTCTACCACAATGGGGGCAACATCATTAGCATTCAG GTGGAGAATGAATACGGTAGCTACAGAGCCTGTGACGTGAGCTACATGAGGCACCTAGCTGGGCTCTTCCGATCGCTGCTTGGAGACAAGATTTTGCTCTTCACCACAGATGGGCCTGAAGGACTCAAATGTGGCTCCCTCCAGGGACTCTATACCACTGTAGATTTTGGCCCAG CTGACAACATGACCAAGATCTTTGGCCTGCTTCGGAAGTATGAACCCCGCGGGCCCCTG GTGAACTCTGAGTACTACACAGGCTGGCTGGATTACTGGGGCCAGAATCACTCCACACGTTCCATTCCAGCTGTAACCAAAGGACTAGAGAAAATGCTCAAGTTGGGAGCCAGTGTGAACAT GTACATGTTCCACGGAGGTACCAACTTTGGATACTGGAATG GTGCTGATGAGAAGGGACGCTTTCTTCCAATTACTACCAGCTATGACTACGACGCACCCATATCCGAAGCAGGGGACCCCACACCCAAGCTTTTTGCTATTCGAAATGTCATCAGCAAG TTCCAGGAAGTTCCCTTGGGACCTTTACCTCCCCCCAGCCCCAAGATGACGCTTGGACCTTTGACCCTACACCTG GATGGGAATTTGCTGGACTTCTTAGACTTCCTATGCCCCCAAGGTCCCATCCATTCAGTCCTGCCAATGACCTTTGAGGCTGTCAACCAG GTCCATGGCTATATGTTGTATCGGACCTATCTGACCGATACTGTTTCTGAGCCAACACAACTCTGGGTGCCAAACAATGGAGTCCATGACCGTGCCTACGTGATGGTGGATGGG GTGTTTCAGGGTGTTTTGGAACGAAACATGAAACATAACCTATTTTTGATGGGGAAAATAGGGGCCACACTGGATGTCCTGCTGGAGAACATGGGGAGGCTCAGTTTTGGGTCTAACAGCAGTGACTTCAAG GGCCTGTTACAGCCACCAATTCTGGGGCAGACAGTCCTTACCCAATGGCTGATGTTCCCCCTGAAAGTTGACAATCTTGTCAAAGAGTGGTTTCCCATCCAGCCGCTGAAAAGCTCACATCCTCAGACCCCCTCCGGCCCCACCTTCTACTCTACCACCTTCCCAATTTTAAACTCAGGCGGGGACACATTTCTGTTTCTACCTGGATGGACGAAG GGCCAAGTCTGGATCAATGGGTTTAACTTGGGCCGCTACTGGACAAAGCGGGGGCCGCAGCAGACCCTCTATGTGCCAAGACCCCTGCTGTTTCCCAGGGGAGCCCACAACAGAATCACGTTGCTGGAGCTAGAAAACGTGCCTCCTCAGCCCCAAATCCAGTTCCTGGATAGGCCCATCCTCAATAGCACCAAGCACAGGACGTACATCTATTCCCTCTCAAGTGCCTCTGAACCAATGGAGTTAAGTGGGCACTGA
- the STK16 gene encoding serine/threonine-protein kinase 16 isoform X1, with the protein MGHALCICSRGTVTIDHKRYLFIHKLGEGGFSFVDLVEGLHDGQFYALKRILCHEQQDREEAQREADMHRLFHHPNILHLVAYCLRERGTKHEAWLLLPFFKRGTLWNEIEKLKDKGNFLTEEQIIQLLLGICRGLEAIHTKGYAHRDLKPTNILLGDEGQPVLMDLGSMNQACIRVEGSRQALALQDWAAQRCTISYRAPELFSVQSHCVIDERTDVWSLGCVLYAMMFGEGPYDMVFQKGDSVALAVQNQLSIPQSPRHSLALRQLLTSMMTVDPQQRPHIPLLLSQLEVLQPSARDEHTTHI; encoded by the exons ATGGGCCACGCGCTTTGCATCTGCTCTCGGGGAACTGTCACCATTGACCATAAGCGCTACCTCTTCATCCATAAACTGGGGGAGGG TGGGTTCAGCTTTGTGGACCTAGTGGAGGGGTTGCATGATGGACAGTTCTACGCCCTGAAGCGAATCCTGTGTCATGAGCAGCAGGACCGGGAGGAGGCCCAACGAGAAGCAGACATGCATCGCCTCTTCCATCACCCCAACATCCTTCACCTCGTGGCTTATTGTCTGAGAGAGCGAGGCACTAAACatgaggcctggctgctgctaCCCTTCTTCAAG AGAGGTACGCTGTGGAATGAGATAGAAAAGCTGAAGGACAAAGGCAACTTCTTGACTGAAGAGCAAATCATTCAGCTGCTGCTGGGTATCTGCAGAGGCCTTGAGGCTATTCACACCAAGGGTTATGCCCACAG GGACCTGAAACCCACCAATATCTTGCTTGGCGATGAGGGGCAGCCAGTTCTGATGGACTtggggtccatgaatcaagcatGCATCCGCGTGGAGGGCTCCCGCCAGGCTCTGGCCCTCCAG GACTGGGCAGCCCAGCGGTGCACCATCTCCTACCGGGCCCCGGAGCTCTTCTCCGTGCAAAGCCACTGTGTCATCGATGAGCGGACTGATGTTTGG TCCCTAGGCTGTGTGCTATATGCCATGATGTTTGGGGAAGGCCCTTACGACATGGTGTTCCAGAAGGGTGACAGCGTGGCCCTTGCAGTGCAGAACCAACTCAGCATCCCGCAGAGCCCCAG GCATTCTTTAGCCTTGCGGCAGCTGCTGACCTCAATGATGACTGTGGACCCCCAGCAGCGCCCTCACATTCCTCTGCTCCTGAGTCAGTTGGAGGTGCTGCAGCCCTCGGCTCGGGACGAGCACACTACCCACATCTGA
- the STK16 gene encoding serine/threonine-protein kinase 16 isoform X2, with amino-acid sequence MGDDLGPSLTPLAHSGFSFVDLVEGLHDGQFYALKRILCHEQQDREEAQREADMHRLFHHPNILHLVAYCLRERGTKHEAWLLLPFFKRGTLWNEIEKLKDKGNFLTEEQIIQLLLGICRGLEAIHTKGYAHRDLKPTNILLGDEGQPVLMDLGSMNQACIRVEGSRQALALQDWAAQRCTISYRAPELFSVQSHCVIDERTDVWSLGCVLYAMMFGEGPYDMVFQKGDSVALAVQNQLSIPQSPRHSLALRQLLTSMMTVDPQQRPHIPLLLSQLEVLQPSARDEHTTHI; translated from the exons ATGGGAGATGACCTTGGTCCTTCACTGACCCCTTTGGCCCACAGTGGGTTCAGCTTTGTGGACCTAGTGGAGGGGTTGCATGATGGACAGTTCTACGCCCTGAAGCGAATCCTGTGTCATGAGCAGCAGGACCGGGAGGAGGCCCAACGAGAAGCAGACATGCATCGCCTCTTCCATCACCCCAACATCCTTCACCTCGTGGCTTATTGTCTGAGAGAGCGAGGCACTAAACatgaggcctggctgctgctaCCCTTCTTCAAG AGAGGTACGCTGTGGAATGAGATAGAAAAGCTGAAGGACAAAGGCAACTTCTTGACTGAAGAGCAAATCATTCAGCTGCTGCTGGGTATCTGCAGAGGCCTTGAGGCTATTCACACCAAGGGTTATGCCCACAG GGACCTGAAACCCACCAATATCTTGCTTGGCGATGAGGGGCAGCCAGTTCTGATGGACTtggggtccatgaatcaagcatGCATCCGCGTGGAGGGCTCCCGCCAGGCTCTGGCCCTCCAG GACTGGGCAGCCCAGCGGTGCACCATCTCCTACCGGGCCCCGGAGCTCTTCTCCGTGCAAAGCCACTGTGTCATCGATGAGCGGACTGATGTTTGG TCCCTAGGCTGTGTGCTATATGCCATGATGTTTGGGGAAGGCCCTTACGACATGGTGTTCCAGAAGGGTGACAGCGTGGCCCTTGCAGTGCAGAACCAACTCAGCATCCCGCAGAGCCCCAG GCATTCTTTAGCCTTGCGGCAGCTGCTGACCTCAATGATGACTGTGGACCCCCAGCAGCGCCCTCACATTCCTCTGCTCCTGAGTCAGTTGGAGGTGCTGCAGCCCTCGGCTCGGGACGAGCACACTACCCACATCTGA
- the TUBA4A gene encoding tubulin alpha-4A chain — protein sequence MRECISVHVGQAGVQMGNACWELYCLEHGIQPDGQMPSDKTIGGGDDSFTTFFCETGAGKHVPRAVFVDLEPTVIDEIRNGPYRQLFHPEQLITGKEDAANNYARGHYTIGKEIIDPVLDRIRKLSDQCTGLQGFLVFHSFGGGTGSGFTSLLMERLSVDYGKKSKLEFSIYPAPQVSTAVVEPYNSILTTHTTLEHSDCAFMVDNEAIYDICRRNLDIERPTYTNLNRLISQIVSSITASLRFDGALNVDLTEFQTNLVPYPRIHFPLATYAPVISAEKAYHEQLSVAEITNACFEPANQMVKCDPRHGKYMACCLLYRGDVVPKDVNAAIAAIKTKRSIQFVDWCPTGFKVGINYQPPTVVPGGDLAKVQRAVCMLSNTTAIAEAWARLDHKFDLMYAKRAFVHWYVGEGMEEGEFSEAREDMAALEKDYEEVGIDSYEDEDEGEE from the exons ATG CGTGAATGCATCTCAGTCCATGTGGGGCAGGCAGGTGTCCAGATGGGCAATGCCTGCTGGGAGCTCTACTGTCTGGAACATGGAATTCAGCCGGATGGACAGATGCCCAGTGACAAGACCATCGGTGGAGGGGACGACTCCTTCACCACCTTTTTCTGTGAAACCGGTGCCGGAAAGCATGTGCCCCGGGCAGTTTTTGTGGATTTGGAGCCTACAGTAATTG ATGAGATCCGAAATGGCCCATACCGGCAACTCTTCCACCCCGAGCAGCTCATCACTGGGAAAGAGGATGCCGCTAACAACTATGCTCGTGGTCACTACACCATTGGCAAGGAAATCATTGACCCAGTACTGGACCGGATCCGCAAGCTG TCTGATCAGTGCACAGGACTTCAGGGCTTCCTGGTGTTCCACAGCTTTGGAGGGGGCACTGGCTCTGGCTTCACCTCACTGCTGATGGAGCGGCTCTCTGTTGACTATGGCAAGAAATCCAAGCTGGAGTTCTCTATCTACCCAGCCCCCCAGGTGTCCACGGCCGTGGTGGAGCCCTACAACTCCATCCTGACCACTCACACCACCCTGGAGCACTCAGATTGTGCCTTCATGGTGGACAACGAGGCCATCTATGACATCTGTCGCCGCAACCTGGACATCGAGCGCCCGACTTACACCAACCTCAACCGCCTCATCAGCCAGATCGTCTCCTCCATCACAGCCTCCCTGCGCTTTGATGGAGCCCTCAACGTGGACCTGACTGAGTTCCAGACCAACCTGGTGCCCTACCCTCGCATCCACTTCCCCCTGGCCACCTATGCACCAGTCATCTCTGCAGAGAAGGCCTACCACGAGCAGCTGTCGGTGGCAGAGATCACCAACGCCTGCTTCGAGCCTGCCAACCAGATGGTGAAGTGTGATCCCCGCCACGGCAAGTACATGGCCTGCTGCCTGCTGTACCGTGGAGACGTGGTACCCAAGGATGTCAACGCCGCCATTGCTGCCATCAAGACCAAGCGCAGTATTCAGTTTGTGGACTGGTGCCCCACAGGCTTCAAGGTTGGTATCAACTACCAGCCCCCCACTGTGGTGCCCGGGGGAGACCTGGCCAAGGTGCAGCgtgctgtgtgcatgctgagCAACACGACCGCCATCGCTGAGGCCTGGGCCCGCCTGGACCACAAGTTCGACCTGATGTATGCCAAGAGGGCGTTTGTGCACTGGTATGTGGGCGAGGGCATGGAGGAGGGTGAGTTCTCTGAGGCCCGGGAGGATAtggctgccctggagaaggattACGAGGAAGTGGGCATCGACTCCTATGAGGACGAGGATGAGGGAGAAGAATAG